From Micromonospora nigra, one genomic window encodes:
- a CDS encoding histone-like nucleoid-structuring protein Lsr2: MARKVITVLTDDLDGGKADRTVEFSLDGVAYTIDVSDENAGVLRKALDPYISAGRRIGRGAVESARAPRRTAGSGTSGMDREQNRAIREWAAKNGYKISERGRIPVEVAEAYKNR; this comes from the coding sequence ATGGCGAGAAAAGTAATCACGGTCCTGACCGACGACCTCGACGGCGGAAAAGCCGATCGGACGGTCGAGTTCAGCCTCGACGGCGTCGCGTACACCATCGACGTCTCAGACGAGAACGCGGGAGTCCTGCGCAAGGCTCTGGATCCCTACATCAGCGCAGGCCGACGAATCGGTCGAGGCGCGGTGGAGTCCGCGCGGGCACCCCGACGGACCGCCGGTTCGGGCACCTCGGGAATGGACCGGGAGCAGAACCGGGCCATCCGCGAATGGGCCGCCAAGAACGGCTACAAGATTTCCGAGCGGGGGCGCATCCCGGTCGAGGTGGCCGAGGCGTACAAGAACCGCTGA
- a CDS encoding DEAD/DEAH box helicase codes for MSSAPVPTDPATPDPADEAGSFADLGLRPELLGALSTLGYEEPTPIQREAIPPLLTGRDLLGQAATGTGKTAAFALPLLQRMPDDRPGGDPVALVLVPTRELAVQVSEAFHRYGKDLGARVLPIYGGQPIGRQLRALDTGVDVVVATPGRALDHIARGTLRLGNLATVVLDEADEMLDMGFAEDIEAILEHAPAQRQTVLFSATMPSRIDGMARQHLTDPVRILIAREQPVAGEAPRVRQGAYLVARAHKPAALGRVLDVESPTAAIVFCRSREEVDRLTETMNGRGYRAEALHGGMSQEQRDRVMGRLRAGTADLLVATDVAARGLDVEQLSHVVNYDVPSAPESYVHRIGRVGRAGREGVAITLAEPREHRMLKTIERVTGQRITVDKIPTVADLRTRRLELTQAALRESLLEDDLEPFRVIVETLSDEFDLMEVALAAVRLAHEATLPGTADEEEEIPQISVRAPRESRGGHESRGERRPSRPRAGGTTQVFIGLGRRAGVRPQDLVGAITGETGINGRDIGSIEIADRFSLVEVPVGVANEVIAGLRGSTIKGRKATVRRDRDEGAGERPFDGGDRRFDGGERRDRRERDFGRR; via the coding sequence ATGAGTTCCGCACCGGTACCGACCGACCCCGCCACCCCCGACCCCGCCGACGAGGCGGGCAGCTTCGCCGACCTGGGCCTGCGCCCCGAGCTGCTGGGGGCGCTGTCGACCCTGGGCTACGAGGAGCCCACGCCGATCCAGCGGGAGGCGATCCCGCCCCTGCTGACCGGGCGGGACCTGCTGGGGCAGGCGGCGACCGGCACCGGCAAGACGGCCGCCTTCGCCCTGCCTCTGCTGCAACGGATGCCGGACGACCGTCCCGGCGGGGATCCGGTCGCCCTGGTGCTGGTGCCCACCCGTGAGCTGGCCGTCCAGGTTTCCGAGGCGTTCCACCGCTACGGCAAGGACCTCGGCGCCCGCGTCCTGCCCATCTACGGCGGCCAGCCGATCGGCCGGCAGCTGCGGGCCCTGGACACCGGCGTGGACGTGGTGGTGGCCACCCCGGGACGGGCCCTGGACCACATCGCCCGGGGCACGTTGCGGCTGGGCAACCTGGCCACCGTCGTCCTCGACGAGGCCGACGAGATGCTCGACATGGGCTTCGCCGAGGACATCGAGGCGATCCTGGAACACGCGCCCGCGCAGCGGCAGACGGTGCTGTTCTCCGCGACGATGCCGTCGCGCATCGACGGGATGGCCCGGCAGCACCTCACCGACCCGGTCCGGATCCTCATCGCCCGCGAGCAGCCGGTGGCGGGCGAGGCACCCCGGGTGCGGCAGGGCGCCTACCTCGTGGCGCGGGCACACAAGCCGGCGGCGCTCGGCCGGGTGCTGGACGTCGAGTCGCCCACGGCGGCGATCGTGTTCTGCCGCAGCCGCGAGGAGGTCGACCGGCTCACCGAGACGATGAACGGGCGCGGCTACCGGGCCGAGGCGCTGCACGGCGGGATGAGCCAGGAGCAACGCGACCGGGTGATGGGGCGGTTGCGGGCGGGCACGGCCGACCTGCTGGTCGCCACCGACGTCGCCGCCCGCGGCCTCGACGTCGAGCAGCTCAGCCACGTGGTCAACTACGACGTGCCGTCCGCCCCCGAGTCGTACGTGCACCGCATCGGCCGGGTCGGCCGGGCCGGCCGGGAGGGCGTGGCGATCACGCTGGCCGAGCCGCGGGAACACCGGATGCTCAAGACCATCGAGCGGGTCACCGGCCAACGCATCACCGTCGACAAGATTCCCACGGTCGCGGATCTGCGGACCCGACGGCTTGAGCTGACCCAGGCGGCGTTGCGGGAGAGCCTCCTGGAAGACGACCTGGAGCCGTTCCGGGTCATCGTGGAGACCCTCAGCGACGAGTTCGACCTGATGGAGGTGGCCCTCGCGGCGGTCCGGCTGGCCCACGAGGCGACCCTGCCGGGCACCGCCGACGAGGAGGAGGAGATCCCGCAGATCTCGGTCCGCGCGCCGCGGGAGAGCCGAGGGGGGCACGAGAGCCGGGGTGAACGCCGCCCGAGTCGCCCCCGCGCCGGCGGTACCACGCAGGTCTTCATCGGGTTGGGCCGGCGTGCCGGGGTACGCCCGCAGGACCTGGTCGGCGCGATCACCGGCGAGACCGGAATCAACGGGCGGGACATCGGCTCGATCGAGATCGCCGATCGGTTCTCCCTGGTGGAGGTGCCGGTGGGGGTGGCCAACGAGGTGATCGCCGGGTTGCGGGGCAGCACCATCAAGGGACGCAAGGCGACCGTGCGCCGAGACCGGGACGAGGGTGCCGGCGAGCGCCCCTTCGACGGCGGTGACCGGCGCTTCGACGGCGGCGAGCGACGAGACCGGCGCGAACGGGACTTCGGCCGCCGCTAA
- a CDS encoding AMP-dependent synthetase/ligase: protein MSATTAPSGASTVGAAGAAATTIASRVRAHAHATPRRVAMRQKVHGIWAETTWESYWDTVRTVAHGLLALGVVPGDRVAVLAENCREWLWTDVATVVVRAATVGLYPTNPADEVGYLLAHSGARVLVAEDQEQVDKALAVLDDCPHLEKVVYVEPRGVRGRYDHPALLAWDDLLAMGRAHRDAHPDAVDELMAAATDDDLATLIYTSGTTGRPKGAMLTNGNVDFAVRTVTDGGGLADPAPGPDDLTLSYLPLCHVAERVFTTWSNAGAGVQVAFAESIATVPANLREVQPTLLFGVPRIWEKILATVTTRVASASPLKRAVARFWLRVSDWIGARLVDTGGRHTAATRLAYALGWVFCYRALRERIGVGKVRYAASGAAPIAPEVLRFFMGIGVPMHEVYGMTENSAIATGNRPGRVKLGTVGEPQSGVELRIDETTGEILTRHPGVFAGYRDDPDATAAVRDADGWLRTGDVGEWVDGTHVRITGRAKDIMITAGGKNIGPAGIENELKTSPYVKEAVLVGDRRPYLVALIGIEADTVGQWAQARRLPYTTYRDLTTKPEVVELVRSVVDEVNRRHPPVEQVKRFRLLPRELDQDDGELTATQKVRREAVARAFADLVDELYGPGGDR from the coding sequence ATGAGCGCCACGACCGCGCCGTCGGGCGCGTCCACCGTCGGAGCCGCCGGTGCCGCCGCCACGACGATCGCCTCCCGGGTACGCGCACACGCGCACGCCACCCCCCGGCGGGTCGCGATGCGGCAGAAGGTCCACGGCATCTGGGCGGAGACCACCTGGGAGTCCTACTGGGACACGGTGCGCACCGTCGCGCACGGTCTGCTCGCGCTCGGGGTCGTTCCCGGCGACCGGGTGGCCGTGCTGGCCGAGAACTGCCGCGAGTGGCTCTGGACCGACGTGGCCACGGTCGTGGTCCGGGCCGCCACCGTCGGGCTGTATCCGACGAACCCCGCCGACGAGGTCGGCTACCTGCTGGCCCACTCCGGCGCGCGGGTGCTCGTCGCCGAGGACCAGGAACAGGTCGACAAGGCCCTCGCGGTGCTCGACGACTGCCCGCACCTGGAGAAGGTGGTGTACGTCGAGCCGCGTGGCGTCCGGGGCCGCTACGACCATCCGGCGCTGCTGGCCTGGGACGACCTGCTGGCGATGGGGCGGGCGCACCGGGACGCCCACCCGGACGCGGTGGACGAGCTGATGGCCGCCGCCACCGACGACGACCTGGCCACCCTCATCTACACCTCCGGCACGACCGGCCGCCCGAAGGGCGCGATGCTGACCAACGGCAACGTCGACTTCGCGGTGCGTACGGTGACCGACGGCGGGGGCCTCGCCGACCCGGCGCCCGGCCCGGACGACCTGACCCTGTCGTACCTGCCGTTGTGTCACGTCGCCGAACGGGTCTTCACCACCTGGAGCAATGCCGGCGCGGGCGTGCAGGTCGCCTTCGCCGAGTCGATCGCCACCGTGCCGGCGAACCTGCGCGAGGTGCAGCCCACGCTGCTGTTCGGGGTGCCCCGGATCTGGGAGAAGATCCTTGCCACGGTCACCACCCGGGTGGCGTCCGCGTCGCCGCTGAAGCGGGCCGTGGCCCGGTTCTGGCTGCGGGTCTCCGACTGGATCGGTGCCCGCCTCGTCGACACGGGGGGCCGGCACACCGCGGCCACCCGGCTGGCGTACGCCCTGGGGTGGGTCTTCTGCTACCGCGCGCTGCGCGAGCGGATCGGGGTGGGCAAGGTGCGCTACGCCGCCTCCGGCGCGGCCCCGATCGCCCCCGAGGTGCTGCGCTTCTTCATGGGCATCGGAGTGCCGATGCACGAGGTGTACGGCATGACGGAGAACTCGGCCATCGCCACCGGAAACCGGCCGGGCCGGGTGAAGCTCGGCACCGTCGGCGAGCCGCAGTCCGGCGTGGAGCTGCGCATCGACGAGACGACCGGGGAGATCCTCACCCGCCATCCGGGGGTGTTCGCGGGTTACCGGGACGACCCGGACGCCACCGCCGCCGTGCGGGACGCGGACGGCTGGCTGCGCACCGGCGACGTGGGGGAGTGGGTCGACGGCACCCACGTGCGGATCACCGGCCGGGCCAAGGACATCATGATCACCGCCGGGGGCAAGAACATCGGCCCGGCGGGGATCGAGAACGAGCTGAAGACCTCCCCGTACGTCAAGGAGGCGGTGCTGGTCGGCGACCGGCGCCCGTACCTGGTGGCGCTCATCGGCATCGAGGCCGACACGGTGGGCCAGTGGGCGCAGGCGCGGCGGCTGCCGTACACCACCTACCGCGACCTGACCACCAAGCCCGAGGTGGTGGAGCTGGTCCGCTCGGTGGTCGACGAGGTCAACCGCCGACACCCGCCGGTGGAGCAGGTCAAGCGGTTCCGGCTGCTGCCCCGCGAACTCGACCAGGACGACGGGGAGCTGACCGCCACCCAGAAGGTACGCCGGGAGGCTGTCGCCCGGGCCTTCGCCGACCTGGTCGACGAGCTGTACGGCCCCGGAGGTGACCGGTGA
- a CDS encoding branched-chain amino acid ABC transporter permease produces MTNSPPRGRPLLRTSYAQDLALLDTPAKRWWTVALLVLAFALPLLLTDDLLQLLAVGCVAAIGAIGLGLVTGYAGQVSLGHAFFLGIGAYTAAALSGDPDGRVIGFGVTDIALWLPAAGLVAGLAGVLVAPLATRLRGLYLAVVTLGLVFIGQHVFNEWSALTGGAGVGREAATLEFLGRPIAVTDGVATRDQKLFWLMLVLLVVFAVAARNLARSRVGRAFTAIRDRDIAAGVIGVNLARYKTVAFAVSSFYAGCAGALLYTITGFFDPGSFSLLLSVQYIAMVLIGGAGTISGAIAGAFFITLLPRLTRELQAWVPFISTQPNEVPNVFQVETILYGVLIIVFLIFEPRGLFGLWVRARAYWKAWPFSY; encoded by the coding sequence ATGACCAACTCACCGCCGCGCGGGCGGCCTCTGCTGCGCACCTCGTACGCGCAGGATCTCGCGCTGCTCGACACCCCGGCCAAGCGGTGGTGGACGGTGGCGCTGCTGGTGCTGGCGTTCGCATTGCCGCTGCTGCTCACCGACGACCTGTTGCAGTTGCTCGCGGTGGGCTGCGTGGCCGCGATCGGGGCGATCGGCCTGGGCCTGGTCACCGGGTACGCCGGGCAGGTCTCGCTGGGCCACGCGTTCTTCCTCGGCATCGGCGCGTACACGGCGGCGGCGCTCAGCGGCGACCCCGACGGGCGGGTGATCGGATTCGGTGTCACCGACATCGCCCTGTGGTTGCCGGCCGCGGGCCTGGTCGCCGGCCTCGCCGGGGTGCTCGTCGCGCCGTTGGCCACCCGGCTGCGCGGGCTCTACCTCGCCGTGGTCACCCTCGGCCTGGTCTTCATCGGCCAGCACGTGTTCAACGAGTGGTCGGCGCTGACCGGCGGCGCGGGGGTCGGGCGGGAGGCGGCCACCCTGGAGTTCCTCGGCCGGCCGATCGCGGTCACCGACGGCGTCGCCACCCGCGACCAGAAACTGTTCTGGCTGATGCTGGTGCTGCTGGTCGTCTTCGCGGTGGCGGCGCGCAACCTGGCCCGCTCCCGCGTCGGGCGGGCGTTCACCGCGATCCGCGACCGGGACATCGCCGCCGGGGTGATCGGGGTGAACCTGGCCCGCTACAAGACCGTCGCGTTCGCGGTGTCGTCGTTCTACGCCGGCTGCGCCGGCGCGCTGCTCTACACCATCACCGGGTTCTTCGACCCCGGTTCGTTCAGCCTGCTGCTGTCGGTGCAGTACATCGCCATGGTGCTCATCGGCGGCGCGGGCACGATCTCCGGCGCCATCGCCGGGGCGTTCTTCATCACCCTGCTGCCCCGGCTCACCCGGGAGTTGCAGGCGTGGGTGCCGTTCATCAGCACCCAGCCGAACGAGGTGCCCAACGTCTTCCAGGTGGAGACGATCCTCTACGGCGTCCTCATCATCGTCTTCCTCATCTTCGAACCACGCGGGCTGTTCGGACTGTGGGTCCGGGCCCGTGCGTACTGGAAGGCGTGGCCGTTCTCCTACTGA
- a CDS encoding branched-chain amino acid ABC transporter permease, translating into MTQLVEALLRGLGTGSVYALLALGFVIIYKATRVISFAQPAFMLAGVVAVTYLTPAVGFWAALPLAAVGTGLLALGVERTAVRPMVGRPAFVVAIITLGVDVAVRVVVNAFIGLDVRHVGDPWGLRTLVVGPVEVQQRHLAAVVAAGLLVAALFAFFRFTRTGLAMRAAALDQEAALAHGVSVGAVFALSWALAGGLAAVAGTFAAAGGSVDGALWLIALTALPVIILGGLDSLPGAVVGGLAVGVLQELTATYANDVAWLGGNVSVITPYVLMLIVLLVRPYGLFGTREVERV; encoded by the coding sequence GTGACGCAACTCGTCGAGGCCCTGCTGCGCGGCCTGGGCACGGGCAGCGTCTACGCCCTGCTCGCCCTCGGCTTCGTGATCATCTACAAGGCCACCCGGGTGATCAGTTTCGCCCAGCCGGCGTTCATGCTCGCCGGGGTCGTCGCGGTCACCTACCTCACCCCGGCCGTCGGCTTCTGGGCGGCCCTGCCCCTGGCGGCGGTCGGCACCGGGCTGCTCGCCCTCGGGGTGGAACGCACCGCCGTGCGCCCGATGGTGGGTCGCCCGGCGTTCGTCGTCGCCATCATCACCCTCGGCGTGGACGTCGCGGTGCGGGTCGTGGTCAACGCCTTCATCGGCCTGGACGTCCGGCACGTCGGCGACCCGTGGGGGCTGCGCACCCTCGTCGTCGGACCGGTGGAGGTGCAGCAGCGGCACCTCGCCGCCGTCGTCGCCGCCGGGTTGCTGGTCGCAGCCCTGTTCGCGTTCTTCCGGTTCACCCGGACCGGGCTGGCGATGCGCGCGGCCGCGCTGGACCAGGAGGCCGCGCTGGCCCACGGCGTCTCGGTCGGCGCGGTCTTCGCGCTGAGCTGGGCACTCGCCGGTGGCCTCGCCGCCGTCGCCGGGACCTTCGCCGCCGCCGGTGGCAGCGTCGACGGGGCGCTGTGGCTCATCGCGCTGACCGCCCTGCCGGTGATCATCCTCGGCGGGCTGGACTCGCTGCCCGGCGCGGTGGTCGGCGGACTGGCGGTGGGCGTGCTCCAGGAGCTGACCGCCACGTACGCCAACGACGTCGCCTGGCTCGGCGGCAACGTCTCGGTCATCACCCCGTACGTGCTGATGCTGATCGTGCTGCTGGTGCGCCCGTACGGGCTGTTCGGCACCCGGGAGGTGGAACGGGTATGA
- a CDS encoding ABC transporter ATP-binding protein: MLQVRNLEVVYDDVMLVLRGLSITVAPGAIVALLGANGAGKTTLLRALTGLLDIHHGAVVRGEVTLDGEPVHRLRPAAIVRRGISQVMEGRRIFGELTVEENLRLGGHTDPRRVPARLDEVWDMFPVLAQRRRRPAGYLSGGEQQMLAMGRALMAGPRYLLLDEPSLGLAPRLVEQIRELIVRINATGTAVLLVEQNATMALSVAAHGYVLETGRVVLDKPAEQLLADDDVREFYLGLHAGDGHARRSFRDVKHYRRRKRWLS; encoded by the coding sequence ATGTTGCAGGTGCGGAATCTGGAGGTCGTCTACGACGACGTCATGCTGGTCCTGCGCGGCCTCAGCATCACCGTCGCGCCGGGCGCGATCGTCGCGCTGCTCGGAGCCAACGGCGCCGGCAAGACCACGCTGCTGCGGGCGCTCACCGGCCTGCTCGACATCCACCACGGCGCCGTCGTGCGGGGCGAGGTGACCCTGGACGGCGAGCCGGTGCACCGGCTGCGGCCCGCGGCGATCGTCCGCCGGGGGATCAGCCAGGTGATGGAGGGCCGGCGGATCTTCGGTGAGCTGACCGTCGAGGAGAACCTGCGTCTCGGCGGGCACACCGACCCCCGGCGCGTACCGGCCCGGCTGGACGAGGTGTGGGACATGTTCCCGGTGCTCGCGCAGCGGCGCCGCCGGCCGGCCGGTTACCTCTCCGGCGGCGAGCAGCAGATGCTGGCGATGGGCCGGGCCCTGATGGCCGGGCCCCGCTACCTGCTGCTGGACGAGCCGAGCCTCGGTCTCGCCCCCCGGCTGGTCGAGCAGATCCGCGAGCTGATCGTGCGGATCAACGCCACCGGCACCGCCGTGCTGCTGGTCGAGCAGAACGCCACCATGGCCCTGTCCGTGGCCGCGCACGGCTACGTGCTGGAGACCGGCCGGGTGGTGCTGGACAAGCCGGCCGAGCAACTGCTCGCCGACGACGACGTCCGTGAGTTCTACCTGGGACTGCACGCCGGTGACGGCCACGCCCGCCGGTCGTTCCGGGACGTCAAGCACTACCGGCGACGGAAGCGGTGGTTGTCGTGA
- a CDS encoding 2'-5' RNA ligase family protein: MRTVELICCAELDAAVRAAWDRLATAGLPSLARNTHPTNRPHLTLAAVDAFPPGAVARLAGLMAAALPLPVRLGDVTVLDGSAPLVWLVEPSAELVALHADVWAALADAEGRRRWHAPGRWIPHLSLALRFRDADRELARAVVGGARPGGGFPAARSYDGATRTVHPLNG; this comes from the coding sequence GTGCGTACCGTCGAGCTGATCTGTTGCGCGGAGCTGGACGCGGCCGTCCGGGCGGCCTGGGACCGGCTCGCGACGGCCGGCCTGCCGAGCCTCGCCCGTAACACGCACCCCACCAACCGGCCGCACCTGACCCTGGCCGCGGTGGACGCCTTCCCGCCCGGCGCGGTCGCCCGGCTGGCCGGGTTGATGGCCGCGGCGCTGCCCCTGCCGGTCCGGCTGGGCGACGTCACCGTGCTGGACGGCAGCGCCCCGCTGGTCTGGTTGGTGGAGCCCAGCGCCGAACTGGTGGCGTTGCACGCCGACGTCTGGGCGGCGCTGGCCGACGCCGAGGGGCGCCGTCGGTGGCACGCCCCGGGCCGGTGGATCCCACACCTGAGCCTGGCGCTGCGGTTCCGGGACGCGGACCGGGAACTGGCCCGCGCCGTCGTCGGCGGCGCGCGGCCCGGCGGCGGGTTCCCGGCCGCCCGCAGCTACGACGGCGCGACCCGGACCGTCCACCCCCTGAACGGCTGA
- a CDS encoding DUF5715 family protein, with translation MRVPSRSPGQRSGPPGFPVRRRPPSIPPGPASPVPDLDAYRAAVAELLVEVGALAGAPGAAARQVLVDQRLREPAIAVVLDATSQGLVGARETLLLEMARHQPGPHSCADLTALVRGYLLSRIDIMWWRDAVPFLTDDEVPRSTELVDLEWLRRRDLLSFRYAEQPRTLFGRGMRAVRHRLRPVATPRAEGLIFPRARREVVALLNDIGREFAATAPPGSPPMWVTSLVRSREHQHRLRRLGHAALVPSAHCLGWAADLAGEGWDRPGVRDALAGILLARQRAGEINVVDEGRVWHVCLAPFAARRLRRAYETEMAA, from the coding sequence ATGCGAGTGCCCAGTCGGAGCCCGGGTCAGCGGTCCGGCCCGCCCGGCTTCCCGGTCCGCCGCCGGCCACCGTCCATCCCGCCCGGCCCCGCGTCCCCGGTTCCGGACCTGGACGCCTACCGGGCCGCCGTGGCCGAACTCCTGGTCGAGGTCGGGGCCCTCGCCGGCGCCCCCGGTGCGGCGGCCCGGCAGGTCCTCGTCGACCAGCGACTGCGTGAGCCCGCGATCGCCGTCGTGCTCGACGCCACCAGCCAGGGCCTGGTGGGGGCGCGGGAGACCCTGCTGCTGGAGATGGCCCGCCACCAGCCCGGCCCGCACAGCTGCGCCGACCTGACCGCGCTCGTGCGCGGCTATCTGCTGTCCCGGATCGACATCATGTGGTGGCGGGACGCCGTCCCCTTCCTCACCGACGACGAGGTGCCGCGCAGCACCGAACTGGTCGACCTGGAGTGGCTGCGCCGCCGCGATCTGCTGAGCTTCCGCTACGCCGAGCAGCCCCGAACCCTGTTCGGTCGCGGGATGCGGGCGGTGCGGCACCGGCTGCGACCCGTCGCCACCCCGCGTGCCGAGGGCCTGATCTTCCCCCGGGCCCGCCGCGAGGTCGTGGCGCTGCTCAACGACATCGGCCGGGAGTTCGCCGCGACCGCTCCGCCCGGCAGCCCGCCGATGTGGGTGACCAGCCTGGTCCGCAGTCGCGAGCACCAGCACCGGCTGCGTCGCCTCGGGCACGCCGCTCTGGTGCCCAGCGCCCACTGCCTGGGCTGGGCCGCCGACCTGGCGGGGGAGGGATGGGACCGGCCCGGGGTGCGGGACGCCCTCGCCGGGATCCTGCTGGCCCGTCAGCGGGCCGGCGAGATCAACGTGGTCGACGAGGGGCGGGTCTGGCACGTGTGCCTCGCCCCGTTCGCAGCGCGGCGCCTGCGCCGGGCGTATGAGACCGAGATGGCGGCCTGA
- a CDS encoding ABC transporter substrate-binding protein has product MGRPTSRIALGAAVVLLAGTLTACRGGDTTTDDSGIKTDVGVTSEPCPEAVDTNKGCIYLGIISDLTEGPFRALAVPITDAQKAFWKRVNAAGGIGDYEVDVTRHVRDNKYNPQTHNQAYQEIKPNVLALAQSLGSPTTGAILADMKANNVIAAPAAWTSGYAFEDVIVESGANYCVESMNALDYAREAYNPKSVMAVHLAGDYGDDAAAGVKLAAQSLGMTFSAVKTDSGADKQAGAIQAVLAGKPDLVVLTMGPADAATIVGQAVARGYAGRFIGTSPTWNPALLQSPAAPALLARYEQSAPWHTWSSDTPGHRALREALPGVTPNDGYTAGWVWSYPMKAALTKAVADGDLTRAGLLTAVTSLTSVDYEGMLPATAGNYAAGPNDGAVRVTAIYKPDQASPTGVTLVRDLFTGPTAQAYTLDRPCYEKL; this is encoded by the coding sequence ATGGGAAGACCGACGTCGCGGATCGCCCTCGGGGCGGCCGTGGTCCTGCTGGCCGGAACCCTGACCGCCTGCCGGGGCGGTGACACCACCACCGACGACTCCGGGATCAAGACGGACGTGGGCGTCACCTCCGAGCCGTGCCCGGAGGCGGTCGACACGAACAAGGGCTGCATCTATCTCGGCATCATCTCCGACCTGACCGAGGGGCCGTTCCGGGCCCTGGCGGTGCCGATCACCGACGCGCAGAAGGCGTTCTGGAAGCGGGTCAACGCCGCCGGCGGCATCGGCGACTACGAGGTGGACGTCACTCGCCACGTACGCGACAACAAGTACAACCCGCAGACCCACAACCAGGCCTACCAGGAGATCAAGCCGAACGTTCTGGCGCTGGCGCAGAGCCTCGGCTCACCCACCACGGGGGCGATCCTGGCCGACATGAAGGCCAACAACGTGATCGCCGCTCCCGCCGCGTGGACGTCGGGTTACGCGTTCGAGGACGTCATCGTCGAGTCCGGGGCCAACTACTGCGTCGAGTCGATGAACGCCCTGGACTACGCGCGGGAGGCGTACAACCCGAAGTCGGTCATGGCCGTGCACCTGGCCGGCGACTACGGCGACGACGCCGCGGCCGGGGTGAAACTCGCCGCGCAGTCGCTCGGGATGACCTTCAGTGCCGTCAAGACCGACTCGGGCGCGGACAAGCAGGCCGGGGCGATCCAGGCCGTTCTTGCCGGCAAGCCGGACCTGGTGGTGCTCACCATGGGGCCGGCGGACGCGGCGACCATCGTCGGCCAGGCCGTCGCCCGGGGCTACGCCGGCCGGTTCATCGGCACCAGTCCCACCTGGAACCCGGCGCTGCTGCAGAGCCCGGCCGCCCCGGCGCTGCTGGCCCGCTACGAGCAGTCCGCGCCGTGGCACACCTGGAGCAGCGACACCCCGGGTCACCGGGCACTGCGCGAGGCGCTGCCCGGGGTCACCCCCAACGACGGCTACACCGCCGGCTGGGTGTGGTCGTACCCGATGAAGGCGGCGCTGACCAAGGCGGTCGCCGACGGCGACCTGACCCGGGCCGGTCTGCTCACGGCGGTCACGTCGCTGACCAGCGTGGACTACGAGGGGATGCTGCCCGCCACCGCCGGCAACTACGCCGCCGGCCCGAACGACGGCGCGGTCCGGGTGACCGCCATCTACAAGCCGGACCAGGCTTCGCCGACCGGGGTGACCCTGGTGCGGGACCTGTTCACCGGGCCGACGGCGCAGGCGTACACGCTGGATCGGCCCTGCTACGAGAAGCTCTGA
- a CDS encoding ABC transporter ATP-binding protein — MTGILHFDDVRLSFAGVQAIDGVSFTVGADELFAVIGPNGAGKTSIFNVLSGVYRPQSGRVVFDGVDLLGRRPHEIAALGLARTFQNVELFANLTVLENLLLGRHHHLRYGPLAAVWWRGRARREELAARAAVERIVDFLELEQWRRMPVGLLPYGVQKRVELGRALAMEPKLLLLDEPVGGMNLEETEDMARYILDVREELRIPMVLVEHDMGLVMDLADRVMVVDFGQPVATGTPAQVQTHPDVLRAYLGEVTTA, encoded by the coding sequence GTGACCGGAATCCTGCACTTCGACGACGTCCGGCTCAGCTTCGCCGGCGTCCAGGCCATCGACGGGGTGAGCTTCACCGTCGGCGCCGACGAGCTGTTCGCCGTGATCGGCCCGAACGGCGCCGGCAAGACCTCCATCTTCAACGTGCTCTCCGGGGTCTACCGGCCCCAGTCGGGCCGGGTGGTCTTCGACGGCGTCGACCTGCTCGGCCGCCGCCCGCACGAGATCGCCGCCCTGGGCCTGGCCCGCACCTTCCAGAACGTCGAGCTGTTCGCCAACCTGACCGTCCTGGAGAACCTGCTCCTCGGCCGGCACCACCACCTGCGCTACGGCCCCCTCGCGGCCGTGTGGTGGCGCGGCCGGGCCCGCCGGGAGGAACTGGCCGCACGGGCCGCCGTCGAGCGGATCGTCGACTTCCTGGAACTGGAGCAGTGGCGGCGGATGCCCGTCGGGCTGCTCCCGTACGGGGTGCAGAAGCGGGTGGAGCTGGGCCGGGCACTGGCGATGGAACCGAAGCTGCTGCTGCTCGACGAGCCGGTCGGCGGGATGAACCTCGAGGAGACCGAGGACATGGCCCGCTACATCCTCGACGTCCGGGAGGAACTGCGCATCCCGATGGTGCTGGTCGAACACGACATGGGTCTGGTGATGGACCTGGCCGACCGGGTGATGGTCGTCGACTTCGGGCAGCCGGTGGCCACCGGCACCCCGGCGCAGGTCCAGACGCACCCGGACGTGCTCCGCGCCTACCTGGGGGAGGTGACCACGGCATGA